From a single Gimesia fumaroli genomic region:
- a CDS encoding ParB/RepB/Spo0J family partition protein, translated as MVTEPIETATPDTENSELGLVPVSENAKTGLVPKSDQIQYIDIDSVKPSPENDILYKPVDPEDPEIIKLSKSIWCDGVLNPIIYTADGFIESGHRRHCAARLAGLVEIPAILSEIRRGDDIEAFTARLAEHNRQRKKSFDEEVREELARQNPADAYQSLIEQRQKSSCGIEAFQIEGRKERSGISDAKTPFLNAVLDVIRERRAYLPLSVRQIHYALLNDPPLKHAKKPDSVYQNDKQSYKSLTDLVARARLEDSISMKAIADPTRPVSCWQTFDGPQSFVESQLKHFMDGYWRDLMQSQPDHVEILAEKNTIQSIVNRVAMKYCIPTVTGRGYCSLTPRYEMAERYRRSGKGKLIILIVSDFDPDGEEIAQSFARSMRDDFGIYKIHPIKVALTDEQVDEYYLQPNMEAKRSSAQYKKFVKKYGKNVFEVEALQPEQLEAILKEAIDNVIDTDLFNRELEQEEKDANKIFAFKKVVNKSMMGKTNLVN; from the coding sequence TTGGTAACCGAACCAATTGAAACAGCGACTCCAGACACTGAAAACTCAGAATTGGGACTAGTCCCAGTTTCGGAAAATGCAAAAACGGGACTAGTCCCAAAATCAGATCAAATCCAATACATCGATATCGACTCGGTTAAGCCGAGCCCTGAAAACGACATTTTATACAAACCCGTCGATCCTGAAGACCCGGAAATTATCAAGCTTTCAAAGTCAATCTGGTGTGATGGCGTTTTGAACCCGATTATCTACACGGCAGACGGTTTTATCGAATCAGGACACAGGAGGCACTGTGCAGCCCGTCTGGCTGGCCTGGTAGAGATCCCCGCAATCTTATCAGAAATCAGACGAGGGGATGACATAGAGGCGTTTACGGCTCGCCTGGCGGAACATAACAGGCAACGTAAGAAGTCATTCGATGAAGAGGTGCGGGAAGAATTAGCGCGCCAGAACCCTGCAGATGCCTATCAGTCATTGATTGAACAACGCCAAAAATCGAGTTGTGGTATTGAAGCATTTCAGATTGAAGGACGAAAAGAACGCAGCGGTATCTCAGATGCGAAAACTCCGTTCCTGAATGCTGTACTTGATGTGATCCGAGAACGACGAGCTTATTTACCCTTAAGCGTTCGTCAGATCCATTACGCACTTCTCAACGATCCGCCGCTTAAGCATGCTAAAAAGCCTGACTCCGTTTATCAGAACGATAAGCAAAGTTATAAGAGCCTGACCGATCTTGTAGCACGTGCCAGATTAGAAGACTCAATTTCAATGAAGGCGATCGCAGATCCAACGCGTCCGGTTTCCTGCTGGCAAACGTTTGATGGTCCACAATCATTTGTGGAATCACAGCTTAAGCATTTTATGGATGGATACTGGCGTGATCTGATGCAGTCACAGCCAGATCACGTTGAAATCCTCGCCGAGAAAAACACGATACAATCCATCGTCAATCGTGTTGCCATGAAATACTGTATTCCAACGGTAACAGGCAGAGGGTACTGCAGCCTGACACCTCGCTATGAAATGGCAGAGCGATACCGACGAAGCGGGAAGGGCAAACTGATCATTTTGATTGTCAGTGACTTTGACCCGGATGGGGAGGAGATTGCCCAGAGTTTTGCTCGTTCCATGCGTGACGATTTCGGGATTTACAAGATTCATCCTATCAAGGTGGCTTTGACCGACGAGCAAGTGGATGAGTATTACCTGCAGCCGAATATGGAAGCCAAGCGATCTTCAGCACAGTACAAAAAGTTCGTCAAAAAGTACGGGAAGAATGTTTTCGAAGTTGAAGCCCTACAGCCTGAGCAGTTGGAGGCAATTTTGAAAGAAGCGATCGACAATGTGATTGATACTGATTTATTCAATCGGGAGTTAGAGCAGGAAGAGAAAGACGCAAATAAGATCTTTGCATTCAAGAAAGTGGTGAATAAATCAATGATGGGTAAAACAAATCTGGTGAATTAG
- a CDS encoding bifunctional DNA primase/polymerase, which translates to MITQNEFLLQAALEYAGLGYSVFPCGSGDKKPITPKGCLDATTDEDQIIEWWEKNTFANIGISTKGLLIVDIDGSDNEWLTNPKIRESLSQGVMSQTPSGGRHFIFRQPPDANLKNTTGKLALKVDTRADGGYIVAPPSQINSEAYQWLSECGLDEPLESLAEAPEWIVEKLKEVAQERFELPPDGNKLPKGTQHTSLFKAGCKMRDFGCTYEVINAALQTMNQKQCTEPGTVQEIEKIARSAAKYKPDQLKQADTECWYEQMFDQTENEEPESTDPGPLDESLLRIPGFISEVMDYTLETAPYPNQVLAFCGALVLQAFLAGRKVSDQFDNRTNLYLLGLANSGAGKDRPRKVNVEILSKIGLIHCLGEKFASGEGLEDTLFQSPNMIFQTDEFDGILQSISHSKDARFEGIMSTMLTLFSSANSVFSIRKKAGLEQAAQIDQPCLTVFGTAIPQHYYAALSGRMLTNGLFSRMIILGSGKRGEGQDSKKIALPVRILDTAERWKSFSPSSGNLSGEHPTVATVEYSTDARAAIRDARMQADLEYDKAELKVDSIGMTVWSRAYEHICKMSLIYAISENHRSPHIGENAVSWAVRLIFHLTQKMLFNAHHNTFENPFQELCNKAVRWIRESENETVPHFALLKHLRTSANDLGEIVRTLEESGKIKIIRKATKGRPSVVYTTNLSPLGL; encoded by the coding sequence ATGATCACCCAAAATGAATTCTTACTTCAAGCAGCCCTCGAATACGCAGGACTCGGATACTCAGTATTTCCCTGTGGGTCCGGTGATAAAAAACCAATTACTCCCAAGGGGTGCCTCGATGCAACGACTGATGAAGATCAGATAATCGAATGGTGGGAGAAAAATACTTTTGCCAACATCGGCATTTCTACCAAAGGGCTTCTAATCGTTGATATCGACGGCTCTGATAATGAGTGGTTGACCAATCCCAAGATCAGGGAAAGCCTGTCTCAGGGTGTCATGTCTCAAACTCCGAGTGGTGGTCGGCATTTCATATTCAGGCAACCTCCAGACGCCAATCTGAAGAACACAACCGGTAAGCTGGCTCTCAAAGTCGATACGAGAGCAGATGGTGGTTACATCGTCGCACCGCCTTCTCAGATCAATTCTGAGGCTTATCAATGGCTTTCGGAATGTGGATTGGATGAACCGCTTGAAAGTCTTGCTGAGGCCCCTGAGTGGATTGTGGAGAAGCTGAAAGAGGTGGCACAGGAACGCTTTGAATTACCACCAGACGGTAACAAGTTGCCGAAGGGAACACAGCACACCTCGCTTTTCAAAGCTGGTTGCAAAATGCGGGATTTTGGTTGCACTTATGAAGTGATTAACGCAGCACTTCAAACTATGAACCAAAAACAATGCACAGAGCCTGGAACCGTTCAAGAGATTGAAAAGATTGCCCGAAGTGCTGCGAAGTACAAGCCTGATCAATTAAAGCAAGCTGATACCGAATGCTGGTATGAGCAAATGTTTGATCAAACGGAAAATGAAGAGCCAGAAAGCACAGATCCTGGCCCACTGGATGAAAGCCTCTTGCGTATTCCAGGCTTCATTTCTGAGGTGATGGATTACACCTTGGAAACGGCCCCTTATCCCAATCAGGTCTTGGCGTTTTGCGGTGCTTTAGTTCTGCAGGCTTTTCTAGCTGGTCGCAAGGTGAGTGATCAGTTCGACAACCGAACCAATCTTTATTTACTTGGATTAGCAAATTCAGGAGCAGGTAAAGACCGTCCTCGAAAGGTCAACGTTGAAATCTTAAGTAAAATTGGATTAATCCACTGTTTAGGTGAAAAATTCGCATCCGGCGAGGGACTTGAGGATACTCTTTTTCAATCTCCCAATATGATTTTTCAAACGGATGAGTTTGATGGCATTCTTCAATCCATCAGCCATTCTAAGGATGCACGTTTTGAAGGTATTATGAGTACTATGCTGACTCTGTTTTCCTCTGCAAACTCAGTATTCTCTATACGGAAAAAAGCGGGACTCGAACAAGCAGCCCAGATTGATCAACCCTGCTTGACCGTGTTCGGCACAGCCATCCCCCAACACTATTATGCAGCCTTATCAGGCCGAATGCTGACGAATGGCTTATTCTCTCGCATGATTATTTTGGGAAGCGGCAAACGAGGTGAAGGGCAAGATTCAAAGAAAATCGCTTTACCGGTTCGCATTCTTGATACTGCAGAAAGGTGGAAATCGTTTAGTCCGAGTTCTGGTAATCTGAGTGGTGAGCACCCGACGGTTGCAACCGTTGAATACTCTACCGATGCAAGAGCCGCTATCCGTGATGCCAGAATGCAAGCTGATTTAGAATATGACAAAGCAGAACTTAAAGTTGATTCGATAGGCATGACTGTTTGGAGCCGCGCTTATGAGCATATCTGTAAGATGTCATTGATTTATGCGATCAGCGAGAACCACAGGAGTCCACACATTGGGGAGAACGCCGTCTCGTGGGCAGTTCGACTAATCTTCCATCTTACTCAAAAGATGCTCTTTAACGCACACCACAATACGTTTGAGAATCCTTTTCAAGAGTTGTGCAATAAAGCTGTTCGTTGGATTCGAGAAAGTGAAAACGAGACCGTCCCTCACTTTGCCCTCTTAAAACATCTTAGGACAAGTGCAAATGATCTTGGTGAAATAGTCAGGACGTTGGAAGAAAGTGGCAAAATCAAAATCATTAGGAAAGCAACGAAAGGAAGACCCAGCGTGGTGTACACTACCAATCTTTCCCCCCTAGGATTGTGA